From the genome of Leptolyngbya iicbica LK, one region includes:
- a CDS encoding response regulator, translating into MLVVDDQPENRQLLVKLLEQVGLWVKSAYNGHDAIDKWLAWQPDLILMDIRMPGFDGYDATRQIRRLEDPAARTVIIAVTAQVSNRDRALSLAAGCDDYIIKPFQEATLFLKMAEQLGLEYVFAQPNLPNLPNPAAIAQPPCADEYKPTALAPEDLRHLPATWLQDLDDAAICGTDLAIHTLVRQLPTNLAGLAQRLNHLADHYQFERIVQMFQVLSNS; encoded by the coding sequence ATCCTCGTAGTTGATGATCAGCCCGAAAATCGTCAACTCTTAGTCAAGCTGCTAGAGCAAGTAGGGTTATGGGTAAAATCGGCCTACAACGGTCACGATGCCATCGACAAGTGGCTGGCTTGGCAGCCTGACCTGATCTTGATGGACATTCGCATGCCCGGATTTGATGGTTACGACGCCACTCGCCAGATTCGCCGCTTAGAAGATCCCGCTGCTCGAACGGTGATTATTGCCGTTACCGCGCAAGTCTCCAACCGCGATCGCGCCCTTAGCCTTGCTGCTGGTTGTGACGACTACATCATCAAGCCCTTTCAAGAGGCCACCCTTTTTCTCAAAATGGCAGAACAATTGGGCCTGGAATATGTCTTTGCCCAACCTAATCTTCCGAATCTTCCGAATCCAGCCGCGATCGCTCAGCCCCCATGTGCCGATGAGTACAAGCCCACTGCCCTAGCGCCGGAAGATTTGCGCCATTTGCCCGCGACCTGGCTGCAAGACCTGGATGACGCCGCTATCTGTGGCACCGACCTCGCCATCCACACCCTGGTCAGGCAGTTGCCGACTAACCTGGCGGGGCTGGCCCAGCGGCTCAACCACCTCGCCGATCACTACCAGTTCGAGCGCATTGTCCAAATGTTCCAAGTTTTGTCTAATTCTTAG
- a CDS encoding HAD-IIB family hydrolase, giving the protein MTALILFTDLDGTLLNGESYAYDAALPVLQTLQQRGIPVIPVTSKTRAEVETLILQIGLTGPFVTENGSAIYIPRDTCPFALPEGEDDGPYRVVALGVIYVMARAGLKAIAQELGRPLKGFGDLSVEQVQQLTGLSADDAHQAKMREFTEPFLTPKNTPPEKLTAAVESMGFKVVVGDRFSHLIGGAAGKGVAVHQLVELYKPTFPAGEDIVTVGLGNSPNDIDMLENVDRAIVLPGTDGPHPQLSDRGWAIAPQPAPEGWAMAVNQVLAEFPD; this is encoded by the coding sequence ATGACGGCGCTCATTCTCTTTACCGATTTGGATGGCACCTTGCTCAATGGCGAAAGTTACGCCTATGACGCGGCGTTGCCCGTCTTGCAAACGTTGCAGCAGCGAGGCATTCCGGTAATTCCGGTGACGAGCAAAACGCGGGCGGAGGTGGAAACGCTGATTCTACAAATCGGGCTGACGGGGCCGTTCGTCACCGAAAATGGCAGCGCGATTTACATTCCCCGCGACACCTGTCCGTTTGCGCTGCCGGAGGGTGAAGACGACGGGCCGTATCGGGTGGTGGCATTGGGGGTGATTTACGTGATGGCGCGGGCGGGACTGAAGGCGATCGCGCAAGAACTGGGCCGACCGCTCAAGGGCTTTGGGGATCTCTCGGTGGAGCAGGTACAGCAGCTCACCGGGTTGTCAGCGGATGACGCCCACCAGGCCAAAATGCGCGAGTTTACCGAGCCGTTTCTGACGCCGAAAAATACGCCGCCGGAAAAACTCACTGCTGCCGTCGAGTCGATGGGCTTCAAGGTGGTGGTGGGCGATCGCTTTTCGCACTTGATTGGGGGCGCAGCCGGTAAAGGCGTTGCTGTCCATCAACTGGTGGAGCTGTACAAGCCCACCTTTCCAGCCGGGGAAGACATCGTCACCGTGGGTCTGGGCAACAGCCCCAACGATATTGACATGTTGGAGAACGTGGATCGCGCGATCGTATTGCCGGGAACGGATGGACCACATCCACAACTCAGCGATCGCGGCTGGGCGATCGCCCCCCAACCCGCTCCTGAAGGCTGGGCTATGGCGGTCAATCAAGTGCTGGCGGAGTTTCCTGACTAG
- a CDS encoding GNAT family N-acetyltransferase, with the protein MQLETSRLLIRDWQPESDAPDAIAIYGDPQVTQWIGDKSLDTTVEAVQARLQRYRDRAAAFPGLGCWAIVQQDSDTAIGTILLMPLPDRDNQPSGKVEIGWHLRPASWGHGYATEAARAILQLGFTTLDLPAIYAVTLPDNDRSLNVMRRLGMTDLGMSDDHYGGYHLRLFCRTRAV; encoded by the coding sequence ATGCAATTAGAAACCTCTCGCTTGTTGATTCGTGACTGGCAACCCGAGTCGGATGCGCCGGACGCGATCGCCATTTACGGCGATCCTCAAGTCACTCAGTGGATTGGCGACAAATCTCTCGATACCACCGTCGAGGCGGTGCAGGCGCGATTGCAGCGGTATCGCGATCGCGCCGCCGCCTTTCCAGGCTTGGGATGTTGGGCCATTGTGCAGCAAGACAGCGACACGGCGATCGGCACAATATTGCTGATGCCCCTGCCCGATCGCGATAACCAACCCAGCGGCAAAGTCGAAATTGGCTGGCACTTGCGCCCCGCGAGTTGGGGCCATGGCTACGCTACCGAAGCTGCCCGCGCCATTCTACAGCTCGGTTTCACCACTCTCGACCTGCCAGCCATTTACGCCGTGACCCTGCCCGACAACGATCGCTCGCTCAACGTCATGCGCCGCCTGGGCATGACCGATCTGGGCATGAGTGACGACCACTACGGCGGCTATCATCTACGCCTGTTTTGCCGGACTCGTGCAGTCTAG
- a CDS encoding isocitrate/isopropylmalate family dehydrogenase codes for MSAQPSPPAIVVMHGDQTGEELLTEALRVLQPAVIRQPLQFIDYDLSLENRRATKNDVVRESAAAACKTGLSLKAATITPEISGDVGSPNAILREELGASVILRTGRRIPQVRPIGGVYAPITIVRMAVDDAYGAQEWRETTEAGDEIAWRTSKISRSICRTVAEFTFAHAQRTGAKVFGGPKFTVSATYEGMFKEELDAAAQRFPEVAYQPLLIDATFALLLQNSGEALVIPALNRDGDLLSDMVLQMYGSIAGSESLVMGFDAATLQVKTVMAEAPHGTAPALYGKNIANPMAMILAGAALLTYVKTPLADRASRSIYESVFEALHEGKATPDLGGALTTSDFTDEVIRKVKTKLEVWSTLESGS; via the coding sequence ATGTCAGCTCAGCCATCCCCCCCCGCGATCGTAGTGATGCACGGTGATCAGACCGGGGAAGAACTGCTCACCGAAGCACTGCGAGTTTTGCAGCCTGCCGTCATTCGCCAACCGCTGCAATTTATCGACTACGACCTGAGTTTAGAAAATCGGCGCGCCACCAAAAACGATGTGGTGCGCGAGTCTGCCGCTGCTGCCTGTAAAACCGGACTCTCACTCAAAGCCGCCACCATCACCCCCGAAATCTCTGGTGACGTGGGGAGTCCGAACGCGATTTTGCGCGAAGAGCTGGGGGCCTCAGTCATTTTGCGCACGGGACGACGCATTCCCCAGGTGCGACCCATCGGGGGCGTGTATGCGCCGATCACCATTGTGCGCATGGCCGTGGACGATGCCTATGGCGCGCAGGAGTGGCGCGAAACCACGGAAGCCGGAGATGAAATTGCCTGGCGTACCTCCAAAATTAGCCGCTCAATCTGCCGCACCGTGGCGGAATTTACCTTTGCCCATGCCCAGCGCACCGGGGCCAAAGTGTTTGGCGGCCCCAAATTTACCGTCAGCGCCACCTACGAAGGCATGTTTAAAGAAGAACTGGACGCAGCCGCGCAGCGCTTTCCCGAAGTGGCCTATCAACCGCTGCTAATCGACGCCACCTTTGCGCTGCTCCTGCAAAACAGCGGCGAAGCGTTAGTGATTCCCGCGCTGAATCGCGATGGTGATTTGCTCTCGGACATGGTGTTGCAAATGTATGGCAGCATTGCCGGGTCAGAAAGTTTAGTGATGGGCTTTGACGCTGCTACCTTGCAGGTCAAAACCGTGATGGCCGAAGCGCCCCACGGCACGGCTCCGGCGCTGTATGGCAAAAATATTGCCAACCCGATGGCGATGATTTTGGCGGGGGCGGCCCTGCTCACCTATGTGAAAACGCCGCTGGCCGATCGCGCTTCCCGTTCCATTTACGAGTCGGTGTTTGAAGCACTGCACGAGGGCAAAGCCACCCCCGATCTGGGGGGAGCCCTGACCACTTCTGACTTTACCGACGAGGTGATTCGCAAGGTCAAAACCAAGCTGGAGGTCTGGTCTACACTGGAGTCTGGCTCATGA
- a CDS encoding YcjF family protein, which produces MAAVLGLGMLLWLVDFVLRLQGAIALFSPLLAQIFLIAVGVGAIAVIAGGIYYLRPFFRPRRAAAPQVPEAKAEAAQVALSGVEQQVAQIQDTVARTALEEKLAALKTDWQQRDIRVVLFGIGSVGKTSIVNGLLGDLVGTVAAPLGTTTTATAYPLQVKGVEQVVWLTDTPGLLEASAAGPDHETQVRQLATDADLLLFVIDNDLRQSEYAVARSLLDMGKRVIVVLNKADLYPDDELSEIVEKVRSRLAAALDPADVVDVAANPQPVRLITGEVAQMEPDLWPLEQRLTAVLRTEGADLLADSLLLRSQRLGVEARNLMQAQRHQAANAVIERYQWINAAVVAATPLPGIDLLATAAINAQMVLELGKVYQFNLSIEEGKDLAYAVARSLTGLGIAKGVMNLLALGMQTTLPTAIASRGVQGITAAYLTRIAGKSFMDYFTQNQDWGDGGIGEVVQKQFQLNRREQFVREFIADAIAHLREEVSVPLDLPLQLKDLPPLDNAPDR; this is translated from the coding sequence GTGGCAGCAGTTTTGGGGCTGGGAATGCTGCTCTGGCTGGTGGATTTTGTGCTGCGGTTGCAAGGGGCGATCGCGCTCTTTTCGCCGTTGCTAGCCCAGATCTTTCTGATTGCGGTGGGGGTGGGGGCGATCGCGGTGATCGCGGGGGGAATTTATTACCTGCGCCCCTTTTTCCGTCCCCGGCGTGCCGCCGCACCCCAAGTCCCCGAGGCCAAGGCTGAGGCCGCGCAGGTGGCGCTCTCGGGAGTCGAGCAGCAAGTGGCCCAGATTCAAGATACCGTCGCCCGCACCGCGTTAGAAGAAAAGCTCGCGGCGCTCAAGACGGATTGGCAGCAGCGCGACATTCGCGTGGTGCTATTTGGCATCGGTTCCGTGGGCAAAACCTCCATTGTGAACGGGCTGCTGGGCGACCTGGTGGGCACGGTCGCCGCGCCGTTGGGCACCACGACCACGGCCACCGCCTATCCGCTCCAAGTGAAAGGCGTGGAACAGGTGGTGTGGCTGACCGATACCCCCGGTCTGTTAGAAGCGAGCGCCGCTGGCCCCGATCACGAAACCCAAGTGCGGCAACTCGCCACCGACGCCGATCTGCTGCTGTTCGTCATCGACAATGATCTGCGCCAGTCAGAATATGCGGTGGCGCGATCGCTGCTCGACATGGGCAAACGGGTGATTGTGGTGCTCAACAAAGCCGACCTGTATCCCGACGATGAGCTGTCGGAAATTGTGGAGAAGGTGCGATCGCGCTTAGCGGCGGCCCTTGACCCCGCCGATGTGGTGGATGTGGCGGCGAATCCCCAACCCGTACGCCTCATTACCGGAGAAGTGGCCCAGATGGAGCCCGACCTGTGGCCGTTGGAACAGCGTCTCACCGCCGTGCTCCGAACCGAAGGGGCTGACTTGCTGGCCGATTCGCTCTTGCTGCGATCGCAGCGGTTGGGGGTCGAAGCGCGCAATCTGATGCAAGCCCAGCGACACCAAGCCGCCAACGCCGTCATCGAGCGCTATCAGTGGATCAACGCTGCCGTCGTCGCCGCGACACCACTCCCAGGCATTGACCTGTTGGCCACTGCAGCCATCAACGCCCAAATGGTGCTGGAACTCGGCAAAGTCTACCAATTCAACCTTTCCATCGAAGAAGGCAAAGACCTAGCCTATGCGGTGGCGCGATCGCTCACGGGCTTAGGCATTGCCAAAGGCGTGATGAATCTGCTGGCCCTGGGCATGCAAACGACGCTGCCGACGGCGATCGCCAGCCGGGGCGTCCAAGGCATCACCGCCGCCTACTTGACCCGCATTGCGGGCAAAAGCTTTATGGACTATTTCACTCAAAATCAGGACTGGGGCGACGGCGGCATTGGTGAAGTCGTGCAAAAGCAATTCCAACTCAATCGCCGCGAGCAGTTCGTGCGGGAATTCATCGCTGATGCGATCGCCCACCTGCGCGAAGAAGTGTCCGTCCCCCTCGACCTGCCCCTGCAACTCAAAGACCTGCCCCCGCTAGATAACGCCCCAGATCGATAG
- a CDS encoding polymorphic toxin type 23 domain-containing protein: MFAPMLIAQLSVDQTANIATGVRAGISYQFGTQGNRVGFNAGGFVRANPDNLESFMSWSGYRNLSHIETAESGWESQVTVGLTHGFGGVRSLPEDYDWSLAANNTQRTNSVSLYATFYDDTYNTSQGNIGLGLNVGAFNLRFENDFDPIGILGEYGDRFRTGALEVGYRAADGTNFVAGFNTFTGDIGDGYIIRPEDGGAGPHGEYSRTERNGRPIEAGDRSIGNAYVGIRNLDLTQANDDTWHALGFDNLQVRVGWSDEAIRDGVQNRLHDLLANPRIPLREVEGRPYVQVGTNHGQTLYP, translated from the coding sequence ATGTTTGCCCCTATGCTGATTGCTCAACTATCGGTGGATCAAACGGCCAATATCGCGACTGGGGTGAGGGCGGGCATCAGCTATCAGTTTGGCACTCAGGGCAACCGGGTAGGCTTTAATGCGGGCGGCTTTGTGCGGGCGAATCCTGACAATTTGGAGTCGTTTATGAGTTGGTCGGGCTACCGCAATCTATCGCACATCGAAACGGCGGAGTCGGGGTGGGAAAGTCAGGTGACGGTGGGGCTGACTCATGGGTTTGGTGGGGTGCGATCGCTGCCCGAGGATTACGATTGGTCGCTTGCCGCCAACAACACCCAGCGTACGAACAGTGTCAGCCTGTACGCCACGTTTTATGACGACACCTACAACACGAGTCAAGGCAACATCGGCCTGGGGCTGAATGTCGGAGCCTTTAACCTCCGCTTTGAAAATGATTTTGACCCCATTGGGATTTTGGGAGAGTATGGCGATCGCTTCCGTACGGGGGCGTTGGAAGTCGGCTATCGCGCAGCAGATGGCACCAACTTTGTTGCGGGGTTCAACACGTTTACGGGGGATATTGGTGATGGCTACATCATTCGGCCCGAAGACGGCGGCGCGGGTCCCCATGGCGAATATTCCCGGACGGAGCGGAATGGTCGCCCGATTGAGGCGGGCGATCGCTCCATTGGCAATGCTTACGTCGGTATCCGCAATCTGGATCTGACGCAGGCCAATGACGATACCTGGCACGCTTTGGGATTCGACAATCTGCAAGTGCGGGTGGGCTGGAGTGATGAGGCCATTCGCGATGGGGTGCAAAATCGGCTGCACGATTTACTGGCCAATCCTCGCATTCCGCTGCGTGAGGTCGAAGGTCGCCCCTATGTGCAGGTGGGCACCAATCATGGGCAAACACTGTATCCCTGA
- a CDS encoding MlaD family protein, translating into MGLLILVGVGLFGGLVLWLRGLNPGNRNYDMTIIFEDTLGMQVGTSVQYRGVPVGRVVGINPTSNQVEVRLEITQSTLRIPKADLRVAANQSGFIGETTIDITPMTDLTEAEQAISPFGDDCDPEVIVCDGETLLGITGVSYASLLESADSLAAALADPELMEGFKETLANTTDFTAQATALAEELTTLTMTAQSEVEPLSDSVQAATTSAAAAAQEVQLTATEVRTLLAANRVNITSTLTNVSQGSERLSSILNQLATQLEDPQLLEDLRILSANAAEASGYFRDAAIDLSTLTGAINQPDNVLLLQQSLESARDVFQGVQKVLSDIDEITGDPEVRENIRRLIYGLSDLLSSVEILEYQTQLAIALAPLEQRAASTPPQSRAIALSRADYQALQAQLAELANRQPTPTNSGR; encoded by the coding sequence GTGGGATTATTGATTTTAGTGGGAGTCGGGCTCTTTGGGGGGTTAGTGCTCTGGCTGCGAGGGCTCAACCCTGGCAATCGCAACTACGACATGACCATCATTTTTGAAGACACGCTGGGCATGCAAGTCGGCACGTCGGTGCAATATCGCGGGGTGCCGGTGGGCCGCGTCGTCGGCATTAACCCAACCAGCAATCAGGTTGAGGTGCGTTTGGAAATCACGCAGTCCACCCTGCGGATTCCCAAAGCTGATCTCCGGGTTGCGGCGAACCAGTCGGGGTTTATTGGCGAGACGACGATTGACATTACCCCCATGACCGACTTGACGGAGGCCGAACAAGCCATCAGTCCCTTTGGTGATGACTGTGACCCTGAGGTGATCGTCTGTGATGGCGAAACGCTGTTGGGGATCACGGGAGTCAGCTATGCCTCGCTGCTGGAGTCGGCCGATAGCCTTGCGGCGGCCTTGGCTGATCCTGAATTGATGGAAGGCTTTAAAGAGACGCTGGCTAACACGACTGACTTTACCGCGCAGGCGACGGCCCTAGCTGAGGAACTGACGACGTTAACCATGACCGCCCAGTCCGAGGTGGAGCCCTTGAGCGACTCGGTGCAGGCGGCGACCACGAGTGCCGCCGCTGCCGCCCAGGAAGTTCAGCTGACGGCAACGGAGGTGCGCACGTTGTTGGCGGCTAACCGGGTCAACATCACCTCTACGCTGACCAATGTCAGTCAGGGTTCTGAACGGCTGTCGAGTATCTTGAACCAATTAGCCACCCAGCTAGAAGATCCCCAACTGCTGGAGGACTTGCGCATCCTATCGGCCAATGCGGCAGAGGCGTCAGGCTATTTTCGCGATGCGGCGATTGACCTCAGCACCCTCACCGGGGCGATTAATCAGCCTGACAACGTGCTGCTCCTTCAACAGTCGCTGGAATCGGCGCGAGATGTGTTTCAGGGGGTGCAGAAGGTGTTATCCGATATTGATGAGATCACGGGTGATCCGGAGGTGCGGGAGAATATTCGGCGCTTGATCTACGGGCTCAGTGATTTGCTCTCTAGTGTCGAGATTTTGGAGTATCAGACGCAATTAGCGATCGCCCTCGCGCCCTTGGAGCAACGAGCTGCATCTACCCCGCCCCAAAGTCGAGCGATCGCCCTTTCCCGCGCTGACTACCAAGCTTTGCAAGCTCAACTTGCTGAACTGGCTAATCGCCAGCCGACCCCGACCAACTCGGGCCGATAG
- a CDS encoding ABC transporter ATP-binding protein: protein MTDQLFESSAAATADCDNTEPLIELRGISKSFGSNRVVDKLDLTIYHGEAVAVIGPSGTGKSTILRIIAGLLPPDEGEIYIAGQRRVGLIEDAQDPVGIGMVFQQAALFDSLTVEENVGFLLYQHSTLSHRQIHGLVEEVLEMVGLPGIADRYPAELSGGMRKRVSFARAIVSNPQNPTDRPAVLLYDEPTAGLDPIASTVIEDLIRTIHSGHGCRSYLIVTHQDSTIRRTADRVIFLHRGQIQWNGSITEIDETDNPFVRQFFSGNVEGPIQLVQ from the coding sequence ATGACCGATCAGCTATTCGAATCCTCTGCTGCGGCGACTGCCGACTGCGATAACACTGAGCCGTTAATCGAGCTGCGGGGCATTTCGAAATCCTTTGGGTCAAATCGCGTGGTCGATAAACTGGACTTGACCATCTATCACGGTGAGGCGGTGGCCGTGATTGGCCCTTCGGGCACCGGTAAATCGACGATTCTGCGGATCATTGCTGGATTATTGCCGCCCGACGAAGGGGAAATTTACATCGCGGGCCAGCGGCGGGTGGGCCTGATTGAAGACGCCCAAGATCCTGTCGGCATTGGCATGGTTTTTCAGCAGGCGGCTCTGTTTGACTCGCTGACGGTGGAAGAGAATGTCGGGTTTCTGCTGTATCAGCATTCCACCCTCTCTCATCGCCAGATTCATGGCTTGGTGGAAGAAGTGTTGGAAATGGTGGGCCTGCCGGGGATTGCCGATCGCTATCCGGCTGAACTGTCGGGCGGGATGCGTAAGCGGGTGAGCTTTGCAAGGGCGATCGTCTCCAATCCCCAAAACCCGACCGATCGCCCCGCCGTGCTTCTCTACGATGAACCCACTGCCGGACTCGACCCGATCGCCTCCACAGTAATTGAAGACCTGATTCGAACGATTCACAGTGGGCATGGCTGTCGTTCTTACCTCATCGTCACCCACCAAGACAGCACGATCCGCCGCACGGCAGACCGAGTGATATTCTTGCACCGAGGCCAAATTCAGTGGAATGGCAGCATCACCGAAATTGACGAGACGGATAATCCGTTTGTGCGGCAATTTTTTAGTGGCAATGTCGAAGGCCCGATTCAGCTGGTGCAGTAA
- the yvcK gene encoding gluconeogenesis factor YvcK family protein, with protein MFFNSLNKSFSQMLRRVRHETPWLAPDPPRRVNRIFKWLAPGLLVKRWLFLSVGGVLLVGLGVLISLKLTPVFYTGQFLGSIFRFLANQIPNYVSGPLAILMGLLFILWGQTRTLGAITEVLLPGNETELVDVLMQERRLARGPKVVVIGGGTGLSNLLRGLKQYSHNITAIVTVADDGGSSGRLRREIGVLPPGDIRNCLAALADEEKLLTELFQYRFKAGDGLVGHSFGNLFLTAMNDVTGDLEQAIAASSKVLAVRGQVLPATLSDVKLWAELSDGRRIEGESKIPEAKGQIVNIGCSPSHPPALPRAIKAIREADFIVFGPGSLYTSIIPNLLVPEIAEAIATRKIPRIYVCNVMTEPGETLSYAVSDHIRAIDRACGKPLFDAVLVQRRGPSEVAEERYAQVGAAPVLLDRETVLSSGRRIILANVMEESATGSVRHHPQRLAKVLMRWYSRTQGIW; from the coding sequence ATGTTCTTTAACTCACTGAACAAATCGTTCTCGCAAATGTTGCGCCGGGTGCGCCACGAAACGCCGTGGCTGGCACCAGATCCGCCGCGCCGTGTCAACCGCATCTTTAAGTGGCTGGCCCCTGGCTTGCTGGTTAAGCGCTGGCTATTTTTGAGCGTCGGTGGCGTCTTGCTGGTCGGCTTGGGCGTTTTGATCTCTCTCAAGTTAACGCCTGTTTTCTATACCGGCCAATTTTTGGGGTCAATTTTTCGATTTTTAGCGAACCAGATTCCCAACTATGTGAGCGGGCCGCTGGCGATTTTGATGGGGCTGCTGTTCATTCTCTGGGGGCAGACCCGCACGCTGGGAGCGATTACCGAGGTCTTGCTGCCGGGCAATGAGACCGAGTTGGTCGATGTGCTGATGCAGGAACGGCGGCTGGCGCGCGGTCCTAAGGTGGTGGTGATTGGCGGCGGCACGGGCTTATCGAATTTGCTGCGCGGACTCAAGCAATACAGCCACAACATCACCGCGATCGTGACGGTGGCAGATGATGGCGGCTCGTCAGGCCGCTTGCGACGCGAGATTGGGGTGCTGCCCCCAGGCGACATTCGCAACTGTTTGGCCGCCCTAGCGGATGAAGAAAAGTTGCTCACCGAACTGTTCCAGTATCGCTTCAAGGCTGGAGATGGGCTGGTGGGCCATAGCTTTGGCAACTTGTTTCTCACGGCGATGAATGATGTGACGGGGGACTTGGAGCAGGCGATCGCCGCTAGCTCTAAAGTGCTCGCCGTGCGGGGACAGGTACTGCCAGCGACCCTGAGTGATGTCAAGCTATGGGCCGAGTTGAGCGATGGGCGGCGCATTGAAGGGGAGTCCAAAATTCCCGAGGCGAAGGGTCAAATCGTGAATATTGGCTGCTCTCCCAGTCATCCCCCGGCGTTGCCGAGAGCGATCAAAGCGATTCGCGAAGCCGATTTTATTGTGTTTGGTCCCGGCAGCCTGTATACCAGCATCATTCCGAATTTGCTGGTGCCGGAGATTGCTGAGGCGATCGCGACGCGCAAAATTCCCCGCATTTACGTTTGCAACGTTATGACCGAACCGGGGGAGACCCTGAGCTATGCCGTGTCTGACCACATTCGGGCGATTGACCGCGCCTGTGGCAAACCGTTATTTGATGCGGTGTTGGTGCAGCGGCGGGGTCCCTCTGAAGTGGCGGAAGAGCGGTATGCCCAAGTTGGAGCTGCGCCCGTGCTGCTCGATCGCGAAACGGTACTCAGTTCAGGACGACGCATTATTCTCGCCAATGTGATGGAAGAATCGGCCACCGGCTCAGTCCGTCACCATCCCCAGCGCTTGGCGAAAGTTTTAATGCGCTGGTATTCTCGCACCCAAGGCATTTGGTAA
- a CDS encoding cation diffusion facilitator family transporter, protein MNLAADPQRRRCYRLLLTWLWVTLLVLGIEAIAGWATRSLLLFAEALHTFIDAFSTVLSLVAVASAQRPLGREVWGHGRAEVAGTLAAVSLLGFTGLSLVFTALSQLFSAVTSSADAFRVALDRPVVYLMVVLLALSLAIAAYAYYRIQDFGSLALMLHTQHVLGDVWLSGVTLVGLIAIWQQQTWVDPVLAVGLTVFSISSLWQVLGDQLPTLLRPMAIAPEAIAQIVTQIEGVTRCVRIRSRGLVGRQVWVELHLIIHPEFAGVAHIVGERVEAALRLQYGPLRAQIWVEDAPPNQAAYLQYPQTEWTEPESTPDNWLEGG, encoded by the coding sequence GTGAATCTTGCCGCTGACCCGCAACGCCGTCGCTGTTATCGGTTGCTGCTGACCTGGCTCTGGGTCACGCTGCTGGTGCTCGGCATTGAGGCGATCGCGGGCTGGGCCACCCGTTCGCTGTTGCTCTTTGCCGAGGCCCTGCACACCTTTATCGATGCCTTTAGCACCGTCTTGAGTCTGGTGGCGGTGGCGTCAGCGCAGCGACCGCTGGGGCGCGAGGTCTGGGGGCATGGGCGCGCCGAGGTGGCAGGAACGCTGGCCGCGGTGTCGCTATTAGGCTTCACCGGGCTCAGTTTGGTGTTCACCGCGCTGAGTCAGCTGTTCAGTGCCGTGACGAGCAGTGCCGACGCCTTTCGCGTGGCGCTTGACCGGCCAGTGGTGTACCTCATGGTGGTGTTGCTGGCGCTGTCACTGGCGATCGCCGCCTATGCGTACTATCGCATTCAAGACTTTGGTAGTTTGGCGCTGATGCTGCACACCCAGCATGTGCTGGGCGATGTGTGGCTATCAGGGGTGACCCTGGTGGGGCTGATAGCCATCTGGCAGCAGCAGACTTGGGTCGATCCGGTATTGGCGGTTGGGCTCACCGTGTTTTCGATTAGCAGTCTGTGGCAAGTCTTGGGCGACCAACTACCGACCCTGCTCCGCCCCATGGCGATCGCCCCCGAAGCGATCGCCCAGATCGTGACTCAAATTGAAGGGGTGACCCGCTGTGTCCGCATTCGTTCTCGCGGGCTGGTGGGGCGGCAAGTCTGGGTCGAGTTGCATCTCATCATTCACCCTGAGTTTGCGGGGGTCGCTCACATCGTGGGCGAACGGGTCGAAGCGGCTTTGCGGCTACAATATGGCCCGTTGCGCGCCCAAATCTGGGTCGAAGATGCCCCCCCCAACCAAGCCGCCTATTTGCAGTACCCCCAGACCGAATGGACGGAGCCCGAAAGTACCCCCGATAACTGGCTGGAAGGTGGATAA